In the Topomyia yanbarensis strain Yona2022 chromosome 3, ASM3024719v1, whole genome shotgun sequence genome, one interval contains:
- the LOC131688801 gene encoding uncharacterized protein LOC131688801 encodes MSECPVVSHFRSTDLIQPLKQQPETVHFKGVFPPRKFKSNPDLVALKAVEQNRFDRIPSPPVCGPEVMLMNRKMEKLNPREEKVVAKTRLYLRPSSLEMGDGKGNRKRKLVPENEIDEIGQLCQGFSNQLSLLK; translated from the exons ATGTCCGAGTGTCCTGTGGTGTCTCACTTCCGGTCGACGGATCTAATACAGCCTTTGAAGCAGCAGCCAGAAACTGTTCACTTTAAAGGAGTTTTCCCTCCGCGAAAATTCAAATCCAATCCGGACCTCGTGGCGCTGAAAGCGGTCGAACAGAACCGTTTCGATAGGATCCCGTCGCCGCCGGTTTGCGGTCCGGAAGTGATGCTGATGAATCGTAAAATGGAGAAACTGAACCCCCGGGAGGAAAAAGTCGTCG CAAAGACTCGTCTATATTTACGGCCGAGCTCTCTCGAGATGGGTGATGGCAAGGGCAATAGGAAACGGAAGCTTGTGCCAGAGAACGAGATTGATGAGATTGGTCAATTATGCCAGGGATTTTCAAACCAACTGTCCTTGTTGAAGTGA